Proteins encoded together in one Pseudomonas sp. ADAK13 window:
- a CDS encoding YchJ family protein translates to MSTSICPCGSGNLLDACCGHYHAGHPAPCAEALMRSRYSAYVLGLVDYLVATTLPAQQAGLDTAAIGAWSSQSTWLGLTVESSEVFGGQPEHAFVTFTARWHDSTGEHSHRERSSFVQNNEHWYFIDPTVDVKAGRNDACLCGSGQKFKKCCHNYLQDQR, encoded by the coding sequence ATGAGTACATCCATTTGCCCCTGCGGCAGTGGCAACCTGCTGGATGCCTGCTGCGGCCATTATCATGCCGGCCACCCGGCTCCTTGCGCCGAAGCATTGATGCGCTCGCGCTACAGCGCCTATGTATTGGGCCTGGTGGACTACCTCGTGGCCACCACGTTACCTGCGCAACAAGCCGGGCTGGACACGGCCGCCATCGGTGCCTGGAGTTCCCAAAGCACCTGGCTGGGCCTGACAGTGGAAAGCTCCGAAGTGTTCGGCGGCCAGCCGGAACACGCCTTTGTAACCTTTACCGCACGCTGGCATGACAGCACTGGCGAACACAGCCACCGCGAGCGCTCATCGTTCGTACAGAACAATGAACACTGGTACTTCATCGACCCGACAGTGGACGTGAAGGCCGGACGCAATGACGCCTGCCTGTGCGGCAGCGGGCAGAAATTCAAGAAGTGCTGCCACAATTACCTACAAGACCAGAGGTAA
- a CDS encoding DUF6231 family protein, with amino-acid sequence MTAGISARTPQQALAALLDLHAPKRLLLLGASQFPALDAFKEAHPDTVVSFTEPGPLPADLAAQRFDLALVVDCLEHLSKPAGLTLLGGIRNLNASRIAVLVDLAACNWKDTDFFSLALQASERFQRDDQVLTLFTYDLLDYKQVPDWLNARFWANPQNFGKYWW; translated from the coding sequence ATGACCGCCGGTATTTCTGCCCGTACACCCCAGCAAGCGCTCGCCGCGCTGCTTGATCTACACGCGCCAAAACGCCTGCTTTTATTGGGTGCCAGCCAGTTCCCGGCGTTGGATGCGTTCAAGGAGGCCCACCCGGATACCGTAGTGTCCTTTACCGAGCCCGGCCCCTTGCCCGCCGACCTCGCCGCCCAGCGTTTCGACCTGGCGCTGGTGGTCGATTGCCTGGAACACCTGTCAAAACCTGCGGGCCTGACCCTGCTGGGGGGCATTCGCAACCTCAATGCCAGCCGCATTGCAGTGCTGGTGGACCTGGCCGCCTGCAACTGGAAGGACACCGACTTCTTTTCCCTGGCCCTGCAAGCCAGCGAGCGTTTCCAGCGTGACGATCAGGTTTTGACACTGTTTACCTATGATCTGCTTGACTATAAACAGGTGCCGGATTGGCTGAACGCCCGCTTCTGGGCCAACCCGCAAAACTTTGGCAAGTATTGGTGGTAA
- a CDS encoding recombinase family protein, with protein sequence MGKVFSYIRFSSAKQSAGDSYARQVKAAKAFCDEHSLELADPRDYLFFDAGRSAYKGRHLDDTGELARFLTYVEDGTIPAGSYLVVESLDRLSRERVRDALPRFLDLLAKGINVYTSTDKRLYTRDYNEIDLIISIITMSRAHEESATKGKRVSSAWRNKQKDARDSGKPLGKLRPLWLDVTPEGYMLNPERADVVRRIFALSTKGHGSRIIAATLNQEGIPAFSAGRKNFSGLWGFSTVRHILDSRTSLGEYQPHVFIDGKRTPDGAPIKGQFPAVVTEDEFYLAHAARSSRKTHKVTRTTTNFNVLAGILNCYKCGSAMHLQGQHGRKYYKCSRSTKGLCNMGIISAPRSEAVFKEVLAKVDSLSLVQDSSGSLRKSLQVIDGRISELKARQDEAEASHMEHPSRISAKLLSELESSITALADERATLSEHLVADRVINKDDFFEKLDLVTFEGRAAANNLIKRLGLFIFASKNGRTDETYWVSKSNAIPTPFSSESESLLFYFIHEGASIRFEAMYDEYVDLQVTQGDMNEVEAIFAKTESWDDLPPHLMAMWKAKHGVVEADVTGEAADNSQPATRAPV encoded by the coding sequence ATGGGCAAAGTTTTCAGTTACATCAGATTCAGTAGCGCAAAGCAGTCAGCAGGTGACAGCTACGCCAGACAGGTGAAGGCGGCAAAGGCGTTCTGCGACGAACACAGTCTTGAGCTTGCCGATCCCCGTGATTACCTTTTCTTCGACGCTGGCCGCAGTGCGTATAAAGGTAGACATCTCGACGACACGGGCGAGTTAGCCCGATTCTTGACCTACGTTGAAGACGGCACGATTCCAGCGGGTAGCTATTTAGTAGTCGAATCTCTTGATCGCTTGTCGCGTGAGCGAGTGCGTGACGCCCTCCCAAGGTTCCTCGACCTGCTAGCCAAGGGCATCAACGTTTACACCAGCACGGACAAACGTTTGTACACCCGCGATTACAATGAAATTGACCTGATCATTTCGATCATCACCATGTCGCGTGCGCATGAAGAAAGTGCCACCAAGGGAAAGCGTGTTTCATCAGCCTGGAGAAACAAGCAGAAGGACGCCCGCGACTCTGGCAAACCCTTGGGCAAGCTTCGCCCGTTGTGGTTAGATGTAACCCCAGAAGGCTACATGCTGAACCCTGAGAGGGCTGATGTAGTTCGCCGCATCTTCGCCTTATCAACCAAGGGTCACGGCTCACGCATCATCGCTGCGACACTGAACCAGGAAGGCATCCCCGCATTCAGTGCAGGACGCAAAAACTTCTCTGGTCTGTGGGGGTTCTCAACCGTACGTCACATCCTCGACAGCAGGACATCCCTCGGAGAGTATCAGCCGCATGTCTTCATAGACGGTAAGCGGACTCCAGATGGCGCCCCCATCAAGGGACAGTTCCCGGCTGTCGTCACTGAAGATGAGTTCTACCTGGCCCATGCCGCCCGCTCCTCACGCAAGACACACAAAGTCACTCGCACCACCACTAATTTCAACGTGCTTGCGGGCATTCTCAATTGCTACAAATGCGGATCGGCTATGCACCTCCAAGGTCAGCATGGCCGTAAGTATTACAAGTGCTCCAGATCGACCAAGGGCCTGTGCAATATGGGCATCATCAGCGCCCCTCGCTCTGAGGCTGTTTTCAAAGAGGTGCTAGCCAAAGTTGATAGCCTGTCACTGGTGCAAGACAGTTCGGGCAGCTTGCGGAAATCGCTACAGGTAATCGATGGCCGTATTTCTGAACTCAAAGCGCGTCAGGACGAAGCAGAAGCCTCGCACATGGAGCATCCATCGCGTATCAGTGCAAAGCTGCTCAGTGAACTGGAGTCCAGTATCACCGCCCTAGCAGATGAGCGTGCAACCCTCTCTGAGCACTTGGTAGCGGACAGGGTGATAAACAAAGATGACTTTTTTGAAAAGCTCGACCTTGTGACGTTCGAAGGGAGAGCAGCGGCTAACAACCTGATCAAGCGGCTTGGTCTTTTCATCTTCGCCAGTAAGAACGGCAGAACAGATGAGACGTACTGGGTCAGCAAGAGCAATGCTATCCCCACCCCATTCAGTTCAGAATCCGAAAGCCTGCTCTTCTACTTCATACACGAAGGCGCCAGCATCCGCTTCGAAGCCATGTATGACGAATATGTCGATCTGCAAGTTACTCAGGGCGACATGAATGAAGTGGAAGCGATCTTTGCCAAAACGGAATCATGGGACGATTTACCCCCCCACCTCATGGCAATGTGGAAAGCCAAACATGGAGTAGTCGAAGCAGATGTAACTGGAGAGGCAGCCGACAACAGCCAGCCAGCAACAAGAGCCCCCGTCTAA
- a CDS encoding SEFIR domain-containing protein: MKNMKPINVFISYSWDGEDHRAWVQKLASDLDQFQELHVTFDMFDLDNFSDKNLFMERSVQEADIIIVVTTEIYRQKADSRTGGVGIETYLTAIRHWEESEGGGPSKILVASREKYSTPFYLKGKFRIDFHEDDLYQKSLSFLLKSLTKTSKTARPEKNKSIEQGAQNYTFTRAEDILKLNYSKRTAIIDSAAGTDYSVGNRVKFELWEAKNPFSSYFLILYPNITIGQTVGRFCEIVKEKNIKIKELVLLRPSKGDESLVQRTIQKNNLDIKVAELTYSEFVWEYCIDESLRTSSLVRANKFYTDQTILHMKDASGEVAKSDSAITYLVDKLSSESISSGQLVIATGGMGKSTLCHEVAIALNKKLDGGSSVILIKAESLRNNLSVELLSNIEIKSVYDLYELYTQIGKMEAVYDRNQFELCLLCGRIIIVIDGLDEFVSILQERFDLSAFLTSIHESHQQMGRSQVLLTSRNMAFIESIALDEVGIHCHELLGFDESSREKYIRKRFGRYHKAEEVAEMFSKYIQQMEKFGDRHKRIVPFFIDIISTIFEEQLENSEKVSFEIASEDKDYACNSTLTDLMIFSVLRREKTRHDIELETKEFIDLFSELAVEYGESMPVEKLREKLMIYFDDSADTLFSKVVVNPLLVQDGDILRFRYHFLNDYFKSLYVIAGILRASFSKDMIQCLASSKSADQQSVSEVVNYFCRRMDEFHSSAKEMIRLARSVLARKEVEPKEIESIKKAIGSLLSLYAKSGQFSRKDLSRKIRDIYQLAPDLETTGKLESLFIYGDFPSLDFSNMQVWNSGFFSYENFVTSKFTDSKFYYSEFSSTGGTYTSESFDPEMFDSTCKLGDLNETVAYVTGSAKSNKALCESELKRFLRSFYKGSSFVDQKMIYMTFSDRVEKLGKRNFNLLLKYGLIEVLVEKNVDKFYVITSEYQDSVFRFLTDNFADGKIRSLIDYIKS, translated from the coding sequence ATGAAAAATATGAAACCCATAAATGTATTTATTTCTTACAGTTGGGATGGCGAAGATCATCGCGCTTGGGTGCAGAAATTAGCAAGTGATCTAGATCAATTTCAGGAGCTGCATGTCACTTTTGATATGTTCGATCTCGACAACTTTTCTGATAAAAATTTGTTTATGGAGAGGTCTGTTCAAGAGGCGGATATAATCATTGTTGTGACAACTGAAATTTATCGGCAGAAAGCAGATAGTCGTACAGGTGGTGTGGGTATAGAAACATATCTCACGGCTATTAGACATTGGGAAGAGTCTGAAGGTGGCGGACCAAGCAAAATTTTAGTTGCTTCTCGAGAAAAATACAGTACGCCATTTTATCTCAAAGGTAAATTTAGGATCGACTTTCATGAAGATGACTTATATCAAAAAAGCCTTAGCTTTCTTCTAAAGTCTTTAACTAAGACGTCGAAGACCGCAAGGCCAGAGAAGAATAAGTCAATCGAGCAAGGTGCTCAAAATTATACTTTTACTCGTGCTGAAGATATCTTAAAGCTAAATTACTCTAAGCGAACGGCTATTATTGATTCGGCAGCGGGAACAGATTATTCGGTTGGCAATAGAGTAAAATTTGAATTGTGGGAAGCTAAAAATCCCTTTAGTTCTTATTTTTTAATATTATACCCCAATATCACGATTGGTCAGACGGTTGGGCGGTTCTGCGAAATTGTCAAAGAGAAAAACATAAAGATTAAGGAGTTAGTGTTGCTGCGACCCTCGAAAGGGGATGAGTCACTTGTCCAGCGCACAATTCAGAAAAACAACTTAGATATAAAAGTTGCGGAGTTGACGTACTCCGAGTTTGTGTGGGAGTACTGTATAGATGAGAGTCTAAGAACCTCCTCTCTAGTTAGAGCTAATAAATTTTACACTGATCAGACTATCTTGCATATGAAAGATGCATCTGGCGAGGTGGCAAAAAGTGATTCTGCAATAACGTATTTGGTTGATAAGCTTTCCTCGGAGAGCATATCTTCCGGGCAGTTAGTTATCGCAACTGGCGGAATGGGGAAGAGTACTTTGTGCCACGAGGTGGCAATTGCTCTTAATAAAAAATTGGATGGGGGGAGCTCAGTAATTCTCATTAAGGCTGAGTCGCTTCGAAACAACCTCTCTGTCGAGTTGCTATCTAACATTGAGATTAAAAGCGTCTACGATCTATACGAACTCTATACGCAGATCGGAAAGATGGAGGCAGTGTATGATCGCAATCAGTTTGAGTTATGTTTGCTCTGCGGACGGATTATTATTGTTATCGATGGGCTGGATGAGTTTGTATCTATTCTGCAAGAGAGATTCGATTTGTCAGCGTTTTTGACTTCGATCCATGAGTCACACCAGCAGATGGGTAGAAGCCAGGTTCTGCTTACCTCACGAAATATGGCGTTTATCGAAAGTATCGCTCTGGATGAGGTTGGTATTCATTGTCATGAGTTGCTAGGATTTGATGAAAGCTCAAGGGAAAAATATATTAGAAAGCGATTTGGTCGATATCATAAGGCTGAAGAAGTTGCTGAAATGTTCAGTAAGTATATTCAGCAGATGGAGAAGTTTGGGGATAGACACAAACGAATCGTTCCGTTTTTCATTGATATTATTTCCACGATTTTTGAAGAGCAACTGGAAAATAGTGAGAAAGTATCTTTTGAGATAGCATCGGAAGATAAGGATTACGCTTGTAACTCTACGCTAACTGACTTGATGATATTTTCAGTATTGAGGAGAGAGAAAACCCGCCATGATATTGAGCTAGAAACCAAAGAGTTTATCGATCTTTTCTCAGAGCTTGCTGTTGAGTATGGTGAATCCATGCCAGTTGAGAAGCTTCGTGAAAAACTTATGATTTACTTTGATGATAGTGCCGATACGTTATTTTCGAAAGTTGTTGTGAATCCTTTACTTGTACAAGATGGTGACATTCTCAGGTTTCGATATCATTTCCTAAATGACTATTTTAAATCCTTGTACGTGATTGCGGGGATACTGAGGGCGTCTTTCAGTAAGGATATGATCCAGTGCTTAGCTAGTTCGAAGTCGGCAGATCAGCAGTCTGTTTCTGAAGTGGTTAACTATTTTTGTCGTAGAATGGATGAGTTTCACAGCTCAGCAAAAGAGATGATTAGGCTAGCACGAAGCGTTTTGGCTCGAAAGGAAGTAGAGCCAAAAGAGATAGAATCTATCAAAAAAGCCATCGGTTCGTTATTAAGTTTGTACGCTAAAAGTGGACAGTTTTCTAGAAAGGATTTGTCTAGAAAAATTAGAGATATATATCAGCTTGCTCCAGATCTAGAGACGACTGGCAAATTAGAGAGCCTATTTATATATGGCGATTTCCCCTCGCTAGATTTTTCAAATATGCAAGTTTGGAATAGTGGGTTTTTCAGCTATGAAAATTTTGTAACCTCGAAATTTACAGACTCAAAGTTTTATTACAGTGAGTTTTCGAGTACCGGTGGTACGTATACGTCTGAAAGCTTTGATCCAGAAATGTTTGATAGTACATGTAAGCTCGGGGACCTAAATGAAACAGTAGCCTATGTTACTGGGTCAGCGAAGAGTAACAAGGCGCTTTGTGAGTCGGAGCTTAAAAGGTTTTTGAGAAGCTTCTACAAAGGGTCGTCATTTGTTGATCAAAAAATGATCTACATGACATTTTCTGATCGAGTAGAAAAGCTAGGGAAGCGAAATTTTAATTTGCTACTTAAGTATGGCTTGATTGAGGTTCTAGTTGAAAAGAATGTCGATAAATTTTACGTCATAACTTCAGAGTATCAGGATAGTGTCTTTAGATTTCTGACAGATAATTTTGCTGATGGAAAAATTCGATCGCTTATTGACTATATAAAATCTTGA
- a CDS encoding recombinase family protein produces MKVVAYIRVSTKGQGDSGLGLDAQRDYITRAADQNGWQIVGEFIDVVSGRLAIEDRPEGAKALALCKEQNAQLVVAKLDRLSRSVHHIARLMEQAEFKVATMPQAKTFELHLFAALAQQEREFIASRTREALASLQKRADDGDAVAVQKINNRSQALAKGRAVADITVANDQRMKNVNAHQAAVQPHLLACLYNKLTTLQAVADCLNAKGLRTPRGATFTPTAVRRLMLAFNVSF; encoded by the coding sequence ATGAAAGTAGTCGCCTACATTCGAGTCTCCACGAAGGGCCAAGGTGATAGTGGTCTGGGCTTGGATGCTCAACGCGACTACATCACTCGTGCTGCTGATCAGAATGGATGGCAGATCGTTGGCGAGTTTATCGACGTGGTATCGGGTAGGCTGGCAATCGAGGATCGCCCTGAAGGTGCAAAGGCACTGGCTCTGTGCAAGGAGCAGAACGCGCAGTTGGTAGTTGCCAAGTTGGATCGACTCTCACGCTCGGTCCATCACATCGCAAGACTGATGGAGCAGGCAGAATTCAAAGTCGCCACCATGCCGCAAGCAAAGACCTTTGAACTCCATCTATTTGCAGCATTAGCCCAACAAGAACGTGAGTTCATCGCGAGCCGTACTCGTGAGGCTCTGGCATCGCTGCAGAAGCGTGCTGACGATGGTGATGCCGTTGCGGTACAGAAGATCAACAACCGCTCTCAGGCGCTCGCCAAAGGCCGTGCTGTCGCTGACATTACAGTCGCCAATGATCAACGCATGAAGAACGTGAACGCACATCAAGCGGCGGTACAACCCCACCTACTAGCATGCCTGTACAACAAGTTAACTACACTTCAGGCCGTAGCTGATTGCCTCAACGCCAAAGGCTTGCGTACGCCCCGTGGGGCCACGTTCACACCAACCGCAGTACGTCGCCTCATGCTTGCTTTCAACGTCTCGTTCTGA
- a CDS encoding LEA type 2 family protein, with protein MVSQARVFRTYSLLLALMLGLSGCASWFADDAPAPEVRLVKVDPVRVKLLEQKFKLYFRVDNRDDNDLTVRGLVYKVSLGTMVLTEGESNEWLTVPPHSHAFFRVSVRTNLWPQIRDVVDMLKNPREPVPYRLEGELKTGLFIGNDVQVLRNGEIIPGDFIPERHR; from the coding sequence ATGGTTTCTCAGGCGCGGGTATTCAGGACTTACAGTCTTCTGCTGGCATTGATGCTAGGGCTTTCCGGCTGCGCGTCCTGGTTTGCCGACGACGCGCCTGCCCCCGAGGTCCGGCTGGTCAAGGTCGACCCGGTGCGGGTCAAGTTGCTGGAGCAGAAGTTCAAGCTGTACTTTCGCGTGGATAACCGCGACGACAACGATTTGACCGTGCGGGGCCTGGTGTACAAGGTCAGCCTGGGCACGATGGTGCTGACCGAGGGCGAGTCCAATGAATGGCTGACCGTACCGCCCCATAGCCACGCTTTTTTCCGGGTTTCGGTGCGTACCAACCTGTGGCCACAAATCCGCGATGTGGTCGATATGTTGAAAAATCCTCGGGAGCCCGTGCCCTATCGTCTTGAAGGCGAGTTGAAAACCGGTTTATTTATCGGGAACGACGTGCAGGTGCTGCGCAATGGCGAGATAATCCCCGGCGATTTTATTCCGGAGCGACATCGATGA
- a CDS encoding response regulator: MAKQDHLLIVDDDPQIRQLLCDYLSDAGFQVSTAGDGKEMRRRLALNVIDLIVLDLMLPGEDGLSLCRELRVSSNTPVIMLTAKGTLIDRIVGLEIGADDYLPKPFDPRELLVRIKVVLRRVQSFPDRARLDEAPSISFAGWQLDTRARQLLSPEGVVVSLGNSDYRVLRLLLQHPNRPLSRDFLLNHVFDKDSTPFDRSIDVCVSRLRSQLPAGLIKTVRNEGYMLTADDVALQS, encoded by the coding sequence ATGGCCAAGCAAGACCACCTGTTGATCGTTGATGACGACCCGCAAATCCGCCAGCTGTTGTGTGACTACCTGAGTGACGCCGGCTTCCAGGTGTCCACCGCTGGCGACGGCAAGGAAATGCGCCGCCGCCTGGCGCTGAATGTCATTGACCTGATCGTGCTCGACCTGATGCTGCCCGGCGAAGACGGCCTGAGTTTGTGCCGCGAATTGCGGGTGAGCTCCAACACGCCGGTGATCATGCTCACCGCCAAGGGCACGCTGATCGACCGGATTGTCGGCCTGGAAATCGGCGCCGACGATTACTTGCCCAAGCCGTTCGATCCGCGGGAGTTGCTGGTGCGGATCAAGGTGGTGCTGCGCCGGGTGCAGAGTTTTCCGGACCGGGCGCGGCTGGATGAAGCACCGAGCATCAGCTTCGCCGGCTGGCAACTGGACACCCGGGCACGCCAACTGCTCTCGCCGGAAGGTGTGGTGGTGAGCCTTGGCAACTCCGATTACCGGGTATTGCGCCTGCTGTTACAGCACCCCAACCGGCCGCTGAGTCGCGACTTTTTGCTCAACCACGTATTCGACAAGGACAGCACGCCGTTCGACCGCTCGATTGATGTGTGCGTCAGCCGCTTGCGCTCGCAATTGCCGGCCGGGCTGATCAAGACCGTGCGCAACGAGGGTTACATGCTCACCGCCGACGACGTGGCGCTGCAATCGTGA
- a CDS encoding SEC-C metal-binding domain-containing protein — protein MTQQPHVHGPDCNHDHDHHDHDHGHVHGPNCGHAHQEPVRNTLKDVGRNDPCPCGSEKKFKKCHGA, from the coding sequence ATGACTCAGCAACCCCATGTCCATGGTCCTGACTGCAACCACGATCACGATCACCATGATCACGACCACGGCCATGTCCACGGCCCGAATTGCGGCCACGCTCACCAGGAGCCGGTGCGCAACACGTTGAAGGACGTGGGTCGCAACGATCCATGCCCGTGCGGCAGCGAGAAGAAATTCAAGAAGTGCCACGGGGCTTGA
- a CDS encoding OmpA family protein → MSIMRTALPLVLLTGVLTGCAGLQKTDWPTCAAVGGVTGAAIGATESSAYAGYGALLIGGMAGAYCWVHGDGDEDGDGVPDSRDKCPGTPKGVQVDANGCPPVPVAVVQEEVVVVKEETIVIRDVHFEFDSAKLTAADKTKLDTIATRLKKEAPSAQLRVSGHTDSVGKDAYNQKLSERRAHSVTDYLVSSGIPRSSFVSVTGAGESHPVADNKTADGRALNRRVEIQINR, encoded by the coding sequence ATGAGCATCATGCGGACAGCTCTACCCTTGGTTCTGCTAACCGGAGTATTGACAGGTTGCGCAGGCTTGCAAAAAACCGACTGGCCCACCTGCGCCGCGGTTGGCGGTGTGACCGGTGCTGCCATCGGCGCGACTGAAAGCTCTGCCTATGCGGGCTATGGTGCGTTGCTGATTGGCGGCATGGCCGGCGCCTATTGCTGGGTGCACGGCGACGGTGACGAAGACGGCGACGGCGTGCCGGACAGCCGCGACAAGTGCCCGGGTACGCCAAAAGGCGTGCAGGTGGATGCCAATGGCTGCCCACCGGTTCCGGTAGCCGTGGTTCAAGAAGAAGTGGTGGTGGTCAAGGAAGAGACCATCGTGATTCGTGACGTGCACTTCGAGTTCGACTCCGCCAAGCTGACGGCCGCCGATAAAACCAAGCTCGACACCATCGCCACCCGCCTGAAAAAAGAGGCCCCGAGTGCGCAACTGCGCGTCAGCGGGCATACCGACAGCGTCGGTAAAGACGCCTACAACCAGAAGCTCTCTGAACGACGCGCTCACTCGGTAACCGACTACCTGGTCAGTTCCGGCATCCCGCGCAGCAGTTTTGTCTCGGTGACCGGCGCCGGTGAAAGCCATCCGGTGGCGGATAACAAAACCGCTGACGGCCGCGCGCTGAACCGCCGCGTGGAAATTCAGATCAACCGCTGA
- a CDS encoding DUF1145 domain-containing protein: MKVFWGLGKFLTLLFWVVVVVNLFSPLINPFHLLVNLAGSLLLLTHLLELLLFNGSVKNRAHPWRDRLQILLVGMFHVQSLSAPAPVNDVNKEANHA, from the coding sequence ATGAAGGTGTTTTGGGGGCTGGGGAAGTTTTTGACGTTGCTGTTCTGGGTCGTGGTGGTGGTCAATCTGTTCTCGCCGCTGATCAACCCGTTCCACCTGTTGGTCAATCTGGCCGGCAGCCTGTTGCTGTTGACCCACCTTCTTGAATTGCTGCTGTTCAACGGCAGCGTGAAAAATCGTGCCCATCCCTGGCGTGACCGCTTGCAGATCCTGCTGGTGGGTATGTTCCATGTGCAGAGCCTTTCGGCGCCGGCACCGGTTAATGATGTAAACAAGGAGGCCAATCATGCGTAA
- a CDS encoding helix-turn-helix domain-containing protein → MQPNQNLRKGFGQRIRELRTSQGFSQEAFADRCGFVRTYMSRIETGTANPSLDAAKVLADGLGMTLSELLQGL, encoded by the coding sequence ATGCAACCAAATCAGAATCTGAGAAAGGGCTTCGGCCAACGAATCCGAGAGCTACGCACCAGTCAGGGCTTCAGTCAGGAGGCTTTCGCTGATCGGTGCGGGTTCGTTCGGACGTATATGTCGCGAATTGAGACGGGCACAGCCAACCCCAGCCTAGATGCGGCAAAGGTGCTTGCTGATGGACTTGGAATGACCTTGTCGGAGCTGCTACAAGGGCTCTGA
- a CDS encoding ATP-binding protein: MKLLPRSLFGRLVLILVSGMLAAQALTSSIWYDMRHGQVLEIPSRLIATRLADVVRLVHSDPAQADVLIKMLDTPRFRLTLSDQANDVPSRISDSDQSTERLLNKVLSEKTGYTQNLHLLSLKLLDAEGQHAGLSTLLGSKPVVGQFLIDLRLPDGRWLQVEATEEQGWTSTSPMDLLFDYVMRIYLLRVVVLVIIALVAVRLAIRPLNALAKAAEALGRDIQRPPLAVDGPTEVRRAAQAFNAMQQRLIANIAERTRFLAAISHDLRSPITRLRLRTEMLDDNRTKERFRSDLEEMEHMVSSTLDFVSSGEINEKRQNIDINALLQSLQADLQDVGETVTIEGRAKQPLPGYARSLKRCVQNLLENAVRYGSEVVVRVEDKADSLRIVISDRGPGIPQEQLEQVMEPFYRVEGSRNVETGGYGLGLSIAHTIASAHDGRLSLSNREGGGLEVVLQFQRKTQG; this comes from the coding sequence GTGAAACTGCTGCCGCGTTCGCTGTTTGGCCGGCTGGTGCTGATCCTGGTCAGCGGCATGCTCGCGGCCCAGGCCCTGACCAGCAGCATCTGGTACGACATGCGCCACGGCCAGGTCCTGGAAATCCCCAGCCGGCTGATCGCCACGCGCCTGGCGGACGTGGTGCGGCTGGTGCACAGCGATCCGGCGCAGGCTGATGTGCTGATCAAGATGCTCGATACACCGCGTTTTCGCCTGACGCTCAGTGATCAGGCCAATGATGTGCCGAGCCGCATCAGCGACAGCGACCAGTCCACCGAGCGTCTGTTGAATAAAGTGCTCTCGGAGAAGACCGGCTACACGCAGAACCTGCATTTGTTGAGCCTCAAGTTGCTGGACGCCGAAGGCCAGCACGCGGGGCTTTCGACCTTGCTCGGTTCCAAACCGGTGGTGGGGCAGTTCCTGATTGACCTGCGTTTGCCGGACGGGCGCTGGTTGCAGGTGGAGGCCACCGAAGAGCAGGGCTGGACCAGTACCTCGCCGATGGACCTGTTATTCGACTACGTGATGCGGATTTATCTACTGCGGGTCGTGGTGCTGGTGATCATCGCCCTGGTGGCTGTTCGTCTGGCCATTCGCCCGCTGAATGCGTTGGCCAAGGCGGCTGAAGCGCTAGGCCGGGACATTCAACGGCCACCGCTGGCCGTCGACGGCCCCACCGAGGTGCGCCGCGCCGCCCAGGCGTTCAATGCCATGCAGCAGCGGCTGATCGCCAACATCGCCGAGCGCACGCGTTTCCTGGCGGCGATTTCCCACGACCTGCGCTCTCCCATCACACGCCTGCGCTTACGCACGGAAATGCTCGACGACAACCGCACCAAGGAGCGTTTTCGCAGCGACCTGGAAGAAATGGAACACATGGTGTCCAGCACCCTGGATTTCGTCAGCAGCGGCGAAATCAACGAGAAACGCCAGAACATCGACATCAACGCCTTGCTGCAAAGCTTGCAGGCAGACCTTCAGGATGTGGGTGAGACGGTGACGATAGAAGGGCGAGCCAAACAGCCGCTCCCGGGGTACGCCCGCAGCCTCAAGCGTTGCGTGCAGAACCTGCTGGAGAACGCAGTGCGTTATGGCAGCGAGGTGGTGGTGCGGGTTGAGGACAAGGCGGACAGCTTAAGGATTGTGATCAGCGACCGTGGTCCCGGGATTCCCCAGGAACAGCTGGAGCAGGTGATGGAGCCGTTTTACCGGGTGGAAGGCTCGCGCAATGTGGAAACCGGCGGCTACGGGCTGGGGTTGAGCATCGCGCATACGATTGCCAGTGCCCATGACGGGCGGTTGAGCTTGAGCAATCGGGAAGGCGGGGGATTGGAGGTGGTGTTGCAGTTTCAGCGCAAAACTCAAGGCTGA